A segment of the Leptospira barantonii genome:
AAGCGACGTCGAACACTTCGTGATCCTGAAGTTCCAAAAGCTCGCGTAACGTGTTTTTGATAAAGGGAGAAGTTCCTTGATGAATATCCATCCGAACCGCGTCGCCCCAGATTCGGTTTCGAAGTTCGTCTTTCATCGTGATGAGCAAATCTTTAACGGACTTTTCTTCGTCGATGGAAATGTCCGCGTCTCTTACGATTCGGAAGGGATAAATTTCCTTTACGGTCATTCCGTAAAAAAGATCGTCTACGTGCAGTTTTATGATTTCTTCCAAAGGGAAGAATCTTCTTTCTTCTCCCTTGTTTTTCAGTTGTAAGAATCGAGGAAGAACCGAAGGCACTTGTACGACCGCGAACAGATCTTTTTTTCCTCCGGTCTTTTCGTCTTCGGTGCTCAATACCATCGCGAGGTTTAAGGACTTGTTGAGAATATGCGGAAACGGGTGGGCCGTGTCGATTGCGAGAGGGGTTAAGATCGGAGATACATCTTCTTTATAATACGTTTGGATCTGTTTGATTTCGTCTATCGTCAATTCTTCCGGATTGAGAATGAGATGGATCCCGGCTACTTTCAATTCTTCTAATGTAGTTGCCAGGGTTTCGTATTCTTCGCGGACGAAGGTGCGGACCTTATCCGATACGTCGGAAAGAATTTCGGAAGCGCTGTCTCCGTTTAAACTTCTTTCGTCGTTTCCTTCCTTTACGAGATTGCGAAGTCCGGCCACGCGAACCATGTAGAATTCGTCGAGGTTCGTTTCTGTGATGCTTAAGAATTTCAATCTTTCCAAAAGCGGATTTTCAGGATCGTTCGCTTCTTCCAACACGCGTCGGTTGAAATCCACCCAGGAAAGTTCCCGATCGAAAAATATGTTCGGGTTGGTTAGAATGATTTCCGTTTGATTCCCGTTGGTAGAACCGTTTTGGCCCGTTGTCGTAGGAGTTTGTTCCTGTACTTTTGGTTTTGACACTTGGATATCCTGAAAATTCTCGAAATCCACGGATTCAAAAACCCGATTGGGTGTTGTCGGTGGATTCTATTCCTGTTTAAACCTGCTTTACCGGGAGTCAATGATTCTAAGGGAGATTTCGATGACAGGTTTGTACTTCCCTTCTAATTTTTGGACGGCAAGAAGGTCGTGATTCGGTTATTTTTCGGAGGTTGTAAGAGTTCCCACATTTTTTGTCTGCTATGAGATCTCTCTGAGATAGAGAAATGTAATAGTTCCTACATTCCTTTGGGAACCGAAGAGTTTTCCTTAAGAACTGATTCCCGATTTTTAAAAAGAAAATCTTAGATGAAAACCGATATTATTCCCAAGAAAAACCCGAATTCTTCTTGGCAGAGACCTGTCTAAACCATTGAATACTGACTAAAGGAACAAAATCTTGGCCATTCCCAGTCGTTACGCCGTTGCAATTCACATTCTAACTTTTCTGGAAGACGGAAATGGGGGAGATACGACCTCCGACACGATCGCAGAATCGGTAGGAACCAATCCCGCAATCGTAAGAACTCTGATCGGAAAATTGAGAAAGGCCGGTTTGGTTTTTACAAGACAAGGCGTTCCCGGAGCTTCTTTGGCAAAACCCGCGACGGAGATCCGACTTTCCGATATCTACCGCGCGATCGAGGCTTCTGAATGCCTATTCAACGTTCACGATCACCCGAAACAGGATTGTTCCGTCGGAATGGGAATTGTCCCGACGCTCGAATGTATCTTTGCTCAGGCCCAAGCCGCGCTCGAAGCGAAGTTGGGAGAATTCTCCTTAGCCGACGTGATGCATCAGGTCCGTGGAGAATGCCAAAAAAAAATGTCCCTCTCTCACTGATTTTTTGTTTTTTTACTTTTCATTTTTTCCGTCTATCTTGTTAGGATATTTGTAACAGGTTAACATCTCAAACCACTCAAACAAAAAACGAGATACGACTGATAGGAGAATGATCATGGATTTGCTGGAAAAAATGAACTGGCGCTATGCGACCAAAAGAATGACGGGGGAGAAGTTACCTCCGGAAAAAGTGGAAAGAATCGTGGAATCGATTCGCCTTACCGCCTCGGGTTTCGGACTGCAACCTTACAACGTTCTTGTTATCGAAGACGAGGAACTCAAACGTAGAATTCTTCCAGTCGCCAACAATCAACCTCAGATCGTAGAATCCTCTCATCTTTTGATTTTTGCGGCTTGGGACGGAATCACCGAGAATAAAATCGAAAATCATATTCAATTAGTTGCAAATACGAGAAACATTCCCCCGGAATCCCTTCAAGGTTTTAAAAATTCGATGCTCGGTTGGCTGAAGTCTCATACCCACGAATCCAGTTTTAACTGGGCCGCAAGACAAACCTACATAGCTCTTGGAACGGGAATCGTAGCCGCCGCAGTCGAAGATGTGGACGCGACTCCGATGGAAGGGTTTAACGCGGCGGGCTTGGACGAACTACTCGGTCTTAAGGAAAAAGGATTGAGATCCACTTCCATTCTCGCGCTCGGTTATAGGGACGCGGACAAGGATCATTTGGTGAACGCGCCCAAGGTGCGTAAGTCGAAAGAGGATTTTGCGATCCGCTATTCTTCCTTGGCAACAGTTTAAGAATCTTTAATATTCTAACGTTTCTAACGTTCCACGATCCAAGTCTTGATGATTTCTATATCGTTGATGACTTGGATTTTATATTTACCCGGTTGTTGCGGGAAAAGACTCCAATCAAAATAAGAAACGGACGACTTCCATTCGGGTTGAAGATTCCAATCGATTCTTTTGCAGACCGAATCCGGATTGCAGACTTCCACTTTGAGTTCGTACTTGCCCGGTTTTCTCACTTCCAACGCGAGAATCGGTCTTTTCTGAGGATTGAACTTGTCCTCGCATTCGAAAAGTTTTTTCTGAACGAACTCTGAACAAATTCTTAAATCCTCTTCGAAGAATATCTTTCCTGCGGGTAAAAGAATCGAAGGATACCAATATACGACTCCTTCTTTGAGTTCGTCTAACACGCCTTCGTCGGTTTCGAACGCGGTCGGAAAAGAATCCAAGGTTTGAAAGTCGCTCGTAGGTTTGAAAACGTGAAAGTGCAAATGAGGTGCGCTACTAAATCCGGTGTTGCCGGACAATCCGATTCTTTCTCCGGTTCTCACGGTTTGTCCGACTTGAACCAAAACGCCCTTGTGTTTTAAGTGTGCGTATTCCGCTATGCTTCCGTCCTTATGAAGAATCTGGATGAAGTTGGCCTTGTCCCTAAAAAAAGGTGTGGTTCCGCCGGAATGATATTTGTCCTGCGTCGCGATCACAAGACCTTCTCGTGCGGCTAAAACGGGACTTCCTTCGTTGAGAGTAAAATCCAACGCGTACGGAAACTGTCCGGTATGAGTGAACTTTCCGTTATAACCTTGTCCGATCCGGGAAGCCGATTCGAACGGTAAACGATAGATGACGTTTTTGTTTTTAGGCGCGTTAAAATCTCCGGCTCTCACATAGATGCTAGAACTATACGAGCCGTTTTTATCGGGGCTGATCGGGGTTAGGGTAAAAACTTTTTGAGGTTCCGAACTTCCCTTGGAAACATAAGGAAAAGGTAATGTTACGTCGGATCGATAATTTTCAAGATCGGAAAAATTAAAATAAAGCGAAAATGGATATTCTCCCGAAGGACTTCTATTCTGAACGTAGAATTCTATCTTATTGTTGTCGTTTCTGGTAAGAACGCAGATCCATTCTTTCGGTTTGCATTCTCCCTTTAGATCGTTCGGCTGTGCGGACAAACCGAGGGAAAAGAATACTATAAAAATTAAAGCGACAATCTGATTTCGCATATCAATTTCATCATTTCGGGAATCCGATAAATCCGTAAATCATGATTTTATAGTTCGATACTCGCGTTGCGGATCGGATTTTCCGCAACGCAGAATTCGGAACATATTAGAAAAACGGAACATTCTCCCTTAAACTTTCAGAAACCCCAAAAGCAATCCCGCACAAGCGGCTCCGCTCAAAGGAGCTACCACGGGAAGCCACGCGTATTTCCAATTGGAAGAACCTTTGCCCGCGATCGGCAGAATAAAATGCGCGAATCTCGGACCTAAATCCCTCGCCGGATTGATCGCGTAACCGGTAGTTCCACCCATGGAAAGACCGATGCTCCAGACTAGAATTCCCACCAAGAACGTACCGAAATGCGCGCTTAAACCCTGCATAAGCGGGGAGAAAATCGAAACGATTCCCAAGATAAGAAGAAACGTTCCTAAGAATTCGCTGAAGAAGTTGGATACGATATGCGAAATCGCGGGTTCGGTGGAAAACACGGCGAGAATTTTTCCCTTGTCCTTCGTTTCCTTCCAATGCGGAAGATAATGCAAATAATTGAATACGGCTCCTAAAAACGCGCCGCCGATTTGAGCGGGAACGTAGGATATCAGCTTGGAATAATCTCCCGACTTAATTGCAAATGCAAGCGTTACCGCGGGGTTTAAATGCGCGTCCGAACTTCCGAAAGCGTTCGAAACAAAAACTCCGATCATCACCGCAAAGGCCCAACCGGCTGTGATTACGATCCAACCCCCGTCCTTGGATTTGCTTCTTTCCAACAAAACCCCGGCGACGACGCCGTTCCCCAAAAGAATCAATACAAAGGTCCCCAAAAATTCTCCCAAAACAGGCGATAACATTCATTTCCCCCTACGAAAATCGGAACTAAAATCCACGGATATTGATGATCGGCAATCGGTTTTTCCGGCATCGAATTTTTTCATTTTCCCTTATCTTTTTTCCGATTCGACCGATTAAGAATGTAGGAGGACAATATGCCCGCATTTACGATTCCAGGACTTAGCTCCGGACAAGATACAAATATGATCGTAAAGAAATTGGTGGAACTGGAAGCCAAACCGATCCGCCGACTTGAGCAACAGAATTCGTTTAACAAAGCTCAGTCAAAAGCCTGGGGCGACCTCAAAATAGTCACGACCGACTTACAGAATAAAACAAGAGCACTCATATCTTTTACCGCTCCGTTTGCGATGAAGAATATCGTATCGGAACCGGAAGGTGTGGTGAGCGGGGACGCTTCTCGTTCAGCCAGCGCCGGTAAACGCAAAATCGAAATCAAAGAACTCGCAACGTATCATCAAATCTCCGGCGATAAAACGGACGCGAACAAACAAATCCCGGCCGGAAGTTTTAAAATTTTTTCGGGGGATAGCGAGAAGGAAATAGAATTCTCGGGTGGAACGATCCGAGATCTCGCGTCTTCCATCAAAGTTTCCGCGGCCGGACTTGTCAGCACCGGGCTCGTAAAAGTGGACGGGGACAATTACGTTCTTACTCTTACCGCGGGATTGTCCGGTAAGGAACGCAAACTTAAATTCGAAGATTCTAATGGAGTTTTGCAAGCCGCAAACTTGGTCGGCGCGAGCGAACCTGCGGATCCTCCGAAAGTAATGAATCTTCTTCCCGAACAGGATCAGATTCTCGTTTTTCAATCCGAAAAATACGGAGTGCCCGCGGATTCCAAACCGGTCTTTAAAGAAGAGAACGGAAAGAAGTGGATGGAAATCGCGAGCGTGGGTTCGTTTCAATTCGGAATTCCGACCACCGAGTTGAAGAAGAACACAAGAATCGAACTCATCACATCGGTCGAATTCGCGCAGGAAGACAAACTAGAATTAGGAATTCTTTATAAAGAAAACGATAAAGAGAAGATGATCTTTGAAACCGCTTCCAAACAAAACGGAAAGGTCGTGTTGAATCTGAAAAATTTTCCCACGGGACAAAAGGCTCATAAGATTCTTTTCGCAAATTCAAGCGGCAAAACGGTAATATTAGATTCTTTTCATATAGTGATTCCCGGAGAATTTCGCGGCGCTAAACCCGCGAAGGAAATCGCGGAAGCGAAGGACGCGGTTTTTTTAGTGGACGGGATCGAAGTCAATCGTCCTAAAAACGAAGGACTTACCGACGTTCTCGACGGAGTCTCCCTGAATCTCCATAAAAAAACCGAAACACCCGTGAACATCGACATCAAAACGGATTCCGAAAAAGGAATCGAGATGATCAAAGAGTTCATCGCGGCTTACAATACCGTATTAAAGTTTTCTAAAGAATCCACCGCGGTCGATAAGAATGCGACCGTTCGAGACGGGAAAGAGGAAGGCACGGAGATCGGACAAAGTTTTTGGGAAGGAAAAACGAAAACGGGTCTTTTATCCGGGGAACATACCGTTCTTCGTCTGATTGCGGGGATGAAAACGGTCGCGAGTTCCTCTTATCCGGTAAGCGGCGAAAGTTCGGTAAGAATGTTAAGCGACATCGGAATCAGCACCGGAAATGTCGGAAGCAAATGGGCCGATATTCAGGACGGGTTTCTGATTCTCGACGAGGAAAAACTCAAAAACAAACTCGCTGAAAATCCCGATGCGGTCCGAAATCTTTTTGCGATCGATACGAATTCGGACGCGAGAATGGACACCGGAGTTGCGGTCGATCTTCTCGAACACGTGAAACCTTACACTCAGTATGCGGGCGGACTTGTCGCCGGCAAGGTGAAGATGTTGGAAGAGCAGGTCACCGATAACAACAAGAAGATCAAGGAATACGAAAATCATCTCGTGAGTTACGAGAAAAAACTGAAGTCCAAGTTTCTTTATATGGAACAGGGAGTCGGTAAGAACAAAGCGGTCGGCGCCTATTTGAACAACAATCTCAAAGGCGCGAGAAACGAGTAAAACAGGAGAGAGAAATGGAAATCTACATCAACGAACATCTCTTAGATAGTTCTCTTGAAAACGAAAAGAAGTTGGGCGAAGTTTTCGGCGAAATCAACAAGTGGGTTGAATCGAAGGGAAAATATCTTCTCGGTTGCACCGTTGACGGAATCGAATTTCAAGCTTCCAGCATGAACGAACAGGGAATCGATTCCGCGAATAAGATGGAATTTTTCGTGGGCGAAGAGATGGACTTTCTCGTTTCCACTCTGACCGAACTCGATCTTTACGTGGACAAGGTCGGTTCCACTTTATTCGGAAGGGATTCGCTTACCGAAAAAGAATCTTCCGAACTGAGCGACGGAGTCAGATGGATTCAAACCGTTTTGAATTCCGCGTCGAACCTGTTGCATCTTAAACTCGATCAGATCAAACCGATGGGGACCGGTAACACGGTTTCGGAAATCGTATCCGAGATCTCATCCAACTGCGGAAGTCTGGATAATACCGAAACGATAGAAGCGTTTTTGGAACATCTCAGAGACCTGAAACTTTTCATCATGGACTTGATCGCAAGAACTCAAGTGTTGGATTTGGATCTTCCCACTTTGAAGGAAATTCTGGACACGTTTATCGGAAACATAGGCGGGCTCAAAGAAGGTTTCGTAAAAGTGAACGAGGCGTATCAATCCGGAAAGGACGAGGTCGCGACCGAGTTGTTGACCCAATCCATTTCACAGATCAACGTTCTTCTGACTTCGTTTATCACTTTGAAGCTCCGAAAACCGGATCTGGATCTCGCAGGGATCTCGATCGACGGAGTCGGCTTCGAGGAAAAGACGGGAGAATTGAGCGAGATTCTCGCGGGAATCGCGGTCGCCCTGGAAGAAAAGGACATCATTCGCGCCGGGGATTCCATTGAATACGAATTGCCCGGAACCTTGGACGAGTTTCTTCCGTTCTTGAAGTCGATCCGCGAAAAGATCGCGTAAATTAGAATATTCTAAAATACTTCCAGACAAAAGATCGTAACGTCGTCGGACATCTCTCCTTCTCCGAAAGAGCCGGAGTAGGAGAGAATCGATCGAATCATGGAACTCGTATCGTCTACGACCAGCGATTTGACCGCTTCCAAAAATTGATTTCTGCCTAGAATATTTCCTTCCCCGTTTTTCACCTCGAACAAACCGTCCGAATAAAAAAGAATCCTGTCTCCTTTTCGAAGATCGAGTTCGTATCTCTGGATTTTCGGAGAAGCGATCGCAAAAAGAATTCCTCCGGAACCTTCGATAAAACTGCAAACGCCGTTCCGGATCAACAAACCTTGATGATGTCCACCGTAACTATATTCTAATCTTCGAATGGATGGAACGTATCTCATATAAACGGAGGAAAGAAAGTGAAGTGTGATCGTGTCCTTCAAAAGCTGATGGATAAAAAGAAGATTGTGATCGGTCAGTTTGCTTCTTTTCGTCGAAGCTCCGAACGCGATGGAAGTCATGGCCGCAACCATGGCCGCCGAAATACCGTGACCTGAAACGTCTCCAAAAAGAATATGAAGACTGTCGTCCTTCTCCTTGATTACGTTCAGTATATCCCCGCCGACTTTTACGTAGGGTTGAAAATGGGAATGGATTTTGTAATCGGGAGAATCCGGAAAGTCCCTCGTTGTGATCATCTCCTGGATGTCCCTTGCGAGATCCAGATCCAGGTCCAATCTATATAATAATTTTCTAATTTTCTCGAGGGATTCTTTTTTTTCCGTGATGTCCCTGAGGATGTAAACCCTTCCTCCGTTTTTACCGGAAAGAGGAATGGGGGAAGAGGAAACTTCCAGGTATTTGTTTTCGGGCACGTGTAAAAACTCTTCGTGCAGTCCGTAGGATTGTTCTTTCGTTTGAACGCTGAGGTTTACGAATTCTTTTCTTTCAAAAAAAGAATCGGAAGGAAATTCCTCGAGATAACCGGATAGATCGAAGCCGATTCCGGTTCCGATATTCTCCGGAAGACGAAGCATCTTTCTCGCGGAAAGATTGATAAAAAGAAGAATCCCTTTCGAGGAAAGAAGAATCACACCTTCCCGAATTTCGGAATAAAGTCTGAGAGCGATATGTTCCAATTTGAGATCCATAAATCCGTATTTCTGAATCGCTATGAAAATACAGATCGATTGGATCAAGGCCGCGCTTCCGCTGATCGGCGGGAACGTAAGGGAAGGGTTCCAATAACGCGGAAGAAGGGTCGTGCTATAACTCAAAAGATACGTAAAGATCGTTCCGTAAGCTACGAGTCTGGATTGTTTTTTCAAAAGAGGATTGTTGGAACGGATTCCGCTTTGAATGAGAATCAAAGAAGCGGCTAACGTGGGAATTCCGATCACGAACGTGGTGACCGGAAGATACAAGGGCCCGCCTACGATCATATCCCCCCAATACGCTCGGGAGCTTCCGGCGATCACGAGATCGGTGCTGATCGTGATCAGAAAAGATACTAGAGATAGGCCTCGGAAAAAATAGATTAGAAATCTATAATTCGATCCGGTGAACTGAACCGCAAACTCGAAAAACAAACAGCCTATGAAGATCCAGGCGAACGACGAGACTTTAAAAACGATTACGGGTAAATTGCCGGGGAGAAAGGACCAATAAAGAATCAGCGCGATATGCCAAACCGAAAGAAGAACCGAAAATCTTTGATACAAAGAAACGGTCCGCGACTTTCCCTTGAGTGCGCTTACGTATGCGAACAAGGAACCGTTGATGAGCAACGCGGAAAAAGGAATGAGAGCGTAGAGATTCATCGTTAAAAAATCTCCAAGATTAGAACGGCCAAATCGTCGGTAAGTTTCCCCTTTCCGAAACTCAGGGCCTGATCGATGGACGTTTTTAAAATGTTGGAAGGGGTGTGCACCGGGATCTCTCTGATCTTGAGCATGAAATTTTCGTAACCTAAAATTTCCCCTTCGTTGTTTCTAACTTCGAAAAGACAATCCGAATATAAGAATAGAATATCGCCTTTTTTCAATTGAAAGCTGTAGTTGTTCAATTCCGTTTCGGATGTGATCAGAAGAATTCTTCCGGCGCCTTCCAAGGAAATGATTTCCCCGTCTCGGAAGATCAGAATCGGATGATGACCCGCATAAGAATATTCTAATATTTTTGAATTCGGATCGTAGGAGAGATAGATTGCGGAGATATGATGGTTTAAAACCGCGTTTAAAAGCAGAGTTTGTATCTTTTCGAGCGCGGCTTTCGGGGAAGGCCTCGTTTCGATAACCAATTGAAAGGAAATCGAAAGCATTCCCGCGACCATCGCGGAAGAAATCCCGTGACCGGAAACGTCCGCGAAAAAAATATCGAGTTTGCCGTCCGAGCGTTGAAGCGCCCGGAAAAAATCCCCGCCCACGAGTTCGAAAGGTTGAAAATGAGAATGGAATTTATATCGGGAACTTTCCGGAAACTTCGTGGAGATCGCGGAAGTCTGCGCGATCTTTGCGATCTCCAAGTCCTTGCTCAAAGAAGAATAGATACTTTCTATCTTTTCCCTGGATTCAATCTTTTCGCTGATGTCGCGAAGAATAAAAAGATAACCGCTTTCGTTGCCGGCCAATTCGATATTCGACCTCGTAAGTTCCACACCCCTACAGTTGCGGTTGAAGATAGGCTGATATTCCCTGGAAAGATGATTGGGACTTTCGAGATAACCTTTTAAAAAATCGGAAGGATAAAAATGAACGGGAAGAGTATTCGAAATTCCTAATATTTTCATCGCGGATTCGTTCATAAAATAAAGCGAACGATCCTGTTTGACAAGAATCATTCCGTCGTGTATGTCTCGGAATAATTCCACCGCGAGACCTTCGATGTTGATTCTCAGAAAGCCGTATCTCGTGATCGCGAAAAAGATAAGACAGGATTGGATCACGACCGCGATCGGTGTCAACGGAACGCTCAACATTCTTCCTTGTTCGTCGACTTGGATGATTTCGGAATAAAAACTGAGAAACATCGCCGACATGGAACCGAGGATCGCCAAGCCGATTTGTTTTTTCTGATCCTTACGGGAAACGAAAAAGGATCGGATTAAAATTCCCAATCCTATAAAACCGGGAAGAGCGACGAAACAAAGAATGACCACAAGATACAAAGGACCCGGTTCGTTTTCATAACCCCAATAATAACGAATGCTTCCTTGGATCACCCAATCCGTTGAAAGTGTGATGAGATAGGAAATCGGAATTCCGATTCTAAAAAACCAAAGAAAAACGCCGGGGACCCTGTTCAAAAAAGCGTAGATGAATTCGAGATAAAGCGCTCCGACCGGAAGCCAAGTTGCGGAAAGAATTTTGAAAGCCCATGTCATCCAGGACTCGGGCGGATATGACCAACTGAAAGCGTAAGTGAAAAGCCAAGCGTTGAGTCCGATGGTATAAAGAAGATAAGAACGGATGATCGGGTTACCGGTCCGTCTTGCGTAAACGAATGCGATGAACACCGTATTCGCAAAAAGAGCCGCCATTGGAAAAAAAAGGTAATAATTCATACAACAAGAACGAATTCGAGAATCGGGCCCGGCCCCAGTATTCGTTTTGACGATGAATTTGAAACTATAAAATATTTATTTCTTAAATTCTTTCGGAAAGATTCGAAGCGCCAACAAAGAATTCATGAAATTCTAATGAAGACTGGATCGTCGCCTCGAATTCTATTTTTTAGTCGAAGCGGCGGGTCGCTCCGATGTTCACCGCGAGAATCGTGGATTCCGCTCCGTAAGAATAGCCCGCATTGTTAAACGAAGTCGGACCGGTTTTGATCGAGTGCGAAAGATCCCAATCCGTTCCCTTGGCTCCGGTAACGTGATTTTTCGGACCGTTGTAGCTGACTCCAAGATCCAAACTCCATTTGTCGAAAAGATAACTGAATCCTCCCGCAAAAACGTGATAGACCGAGAAAAATCCTCCCGTGGTTCCGCCGAGTCCGTTGCTTTTGATCGCAAGAGAATTATAGGAATAACCGAGTCTGTAAACCCAGGAATCGGAAAGTTTGTGTTCGAATCCCACAAGAACGCCGCCTTGATTTCTAAAGTTGAGATGCGCGTCCGCGTCCGCCAAGTTTCCGAAAGGAGTGGGAAGCCAAGGATCTTCCAGTTTTTGATTCGCTTTTTTGAGATAAGAACCGTAGTTCGTGTAGATCAGATCCACGGCGATTTTTATATTCTCGGGTCCATAAGAAAAACCTAATGAATGTTTTTCGGGAAGATCGAACTCGTAGGAAACTCCGGTTCTTCTATAATAATAAGGATTGTTTAAGCCGACTTGGTAATGTCCGTTTAATGGAACGGAAGAATGCGCCTGATAGGAATAGGCGATTCTAAATCTTTCGGTGAACGCGTAGTTCGCGCCCAAAACTCCGCCGATCGAAAACGCCTTCTTGCTACTTTCGTAATAATAACCTTGTCCGGGAACTTCCACGGTTCCGGTTATATCGTAGTATTTTTGATTGAGCTTTTGTGTCCCGTAAACCGCTTCCAAACTCGCTCCTAAGGAAAGATTTCCCAAACGAACGGAAAGACCGTTTACGAGTTTGACAACGGCGAATTGATTGCTGTTAGTTTCCTTGATTTGTTTGGAATCTCCGATCGGTCCGGGAATGTTGACTCCGGCCCAATCGTTTAAGGATTGTCCGGTCGGAGTGTTTCTTGTGATCTTATCCACGCCTCCGATCGCTCCGCCCGGAATATACAACGCGACTCCGTAATCCACGTTATCCGTAACCGGAAGTTTCAAAGCGATGTAGGGGGCGGGCGCGTTGACTTGACTTTTTTTATCGTTCGTATACGCGTAGTTCGGATTGGAATCGAGGAACTGATCCTGATAACGATTGTAGATCGTTGAATTGCCGAGACCGAATTCCAATTTTTTTCCTTTTGTCAAAGAAAGATTCGCGGGATTCAACGCGACGTCCACCGGAGAACCGCCTAACGCAGTGTTGGTTCCGGCCAAGGCTTCGTATCTTGCGTTGATTGCGTTTCGAGTCAAGCCGTCCACCGCCCAAAGCGTAGAATCGAAAAACGAAGCAAGAACGACGAGAATGCCCGGATACAAAAGCCGGGTTTTAGTTCCTAAGTTTGAAATCATTTCGGTCTCCTGAGAAAAATCTTCTTTCAAGATGAATCTAGGCTCGAAGCGTTCAATCAGGATAACGGATATGGTATCCGCTATATCCTACAAAAAATAGAAAAACGGAAAAGTATGTTTTGCAATTTGTTAAGAATCTTGGAATTCAATTTCTATCATTGCGACGGAGCGTGAAGGAAGAATCAAAAACCTTTCAGTAGTCCGCGCGTGTTCGAAAAGATTTCGTCAAAACGAAATGATATTGTGAACCGCGTTTCCCTAAAGAATCTAAATTTTAGAATATTCTAAAATCAGAATGTTTAATTCTTATTTCGTCGCGACGCTTTTGAGAATGTTTCTTGCGGAAATTTCGTCTTCTTTGAGCTGAGCGATCAGACTATCCACGCCGGAAAATTTTACTTCATTTCGAATTCTTTCCGTGAAAATCACCCGTACGGTTTGATCGTAGATCTCTTTTTGGAAATCGAAGATATTGGATTCCAGTGTGATCGCGTTTTCTCCGAAGGTAGGATTGCGTCCAATGTTGATCATCGAAGGATATTCTATTCCCTCGACCACCGTAAAGCCAGCGTAAACGCCGATTCCCGGCAGAAGAATGTCCGAGTTTGGTTTAACGTTTGCCGTGGGAAAACCGATCTGTCTTCCTCTTTTATGCCCTCCGACGACG
Coding sequences within it:
- a CDS encoding NAD(P)H-dependent oxidoreductase produces the protein MDLLEKMNWRYATKRMTGEKLPPEKVERIVESIRLTASGFGLQPYNVLVIEDEELKRRILPVANNQPQIVESSHLLIFAAWDGITENKIENHIQLVANTRNIPPESLQGFKNSMLGWLKSHTHESSFNWAARQTYIALGTGIVAAAVEDVDATPMEGFNAAGLDELLGLKEKGLRSTSILALGYRDADKDHLVNAPKVRKSKEDFAIRYSSLATV
- a CDS encoding MIP/aquaporin family protein — its product is MLSPVLGEFLGTFVLILLGNGVVAGVLLERSKSKDGGWIVITAGWAFAVMIGVFVSNAFGSSDAHLNPAVTLAFAIKSGDYSKLISYVPAQIGGAFLGAVFNYLHYLPHWKETKDKGKILAVFSTEPAISHIVSNFFSEFLGTFLLILGIVSIFSPLMQGLSAHFGTFLVGILVWSIGLSMGGTTGYAINPARDLGPRFAHFILPIAGKGSSNWKYAWLPVVAPLSGAACAGLLLGFLKV
- a CDS encoding M23 family metallopeptidase; this encodes MRNQIVALIFIVFFSLGLSAQPNDLKGECKPKEWICVLTRNDNNKIEFYVQNRSPSGEYPFSLYFNFSDLENYRSDVTLPFPYVSKGSSEPQKVFTLTPISPDKNGSYSSSIYVRAGDFNAPKNKNVIYRLPFESASRIGQGYNGKFTHTGQFPYALDFTLNEGSPVLAAREGLVIATQDKYHSGGTTPFFRDKANFIQILHKDGSIAEYAHLKHKGVLVQVGQTVRTGERIGLSGNTGFSSAPHLHFHVFKPTSDFQTLDSFPTAFETDEGVLDELKEGVVYWYPSILLPAGKIFFEEDLRICSEFVQKKLFECEDKFNPQKRPILALEVRKPGKYELKVEVCNPDSVCKRIDWNLQPEWKSSVSYFDWSLFPQQPGKYKIQVINDIEIIKTWIVER
- a CDS encoding Rrf2 family transcriptional regulator — its product is MAIPSRYAVAIHILTFLEDGNGGDTTSDTIAESVGTNPAIVRTLIGKLRKAGLVFTRQGVPGASLAKPATEIRLSDIYRAIEASECLFNVHDHPKQDCSVGMGIVPTLECIFAQAQAALEAKLGEFSLADVMHQVRGECQKKMSLSH
- a CDS encoding SpoIIE family protein phosphatase → MNLYALIPFSALLINGSLFAYVSALKGKSRTVSLYQRFSVLLSVWHIALILYWSFLPGNLPVIVFKVSSFAWIFIGCLFFEFAVQFTGSNYRFLIYFFRGLSLVSFLITISTDLVIAGSSRAYWGDMIVGGPLYLPVTTFVIGIPTLAASLILIQSGIRSNNPLLKKQSRLVAYGTIFTYLLSYSTTLLPRYWNPSLTFPPISGSAALIQSICIFIAIQKYGFMDLKLEHIALRLYSEIREGVILLSSKGILLFINLSARKMLRLPENIGTGIGFDLSGYLEEFPSDSFFERKEFVNLSVQTKEQSYGLHEEFLHVPENKYLEVSSSPIPLSGKNGGRVYILRDITEKKESLEKIRKLLYRLDLDLDLARDIQEMITTRDFPDSPDYKIHSHFQPYVKVGGDILNVIKEKDDSLHILFGDVSGHGISAAMVAAMTSIAFGASTKRSKLTDHNLLFIHQLLKDTITLHFLSSVYMRYVPSIRRLEYSYGGHHQGLLIRNGVCSFIEGSGGILFAIASPKIQRYELDLRKGDRILFYSDGLFEVKNGEGNILGRNQFLEAVKSLVVDDTSSMIRSILSYSGSFGEGEMSDDVTIFCLEVF
- the fliD gene encoding flagellar filament capping protein FliD, which translates into the protein MPAFTIPGLSSGQDTNMIVKKLVELEAKPIRRLEQQNSFNKAQSKAWGDLKIVTTDLQNKTRALISFTAPFAMKNIVSEPEGVVSGDASRSASAGKRKIEIKELATYHQISGDKTDANKQIPAGSFKIFSGDSEKEIEFSGGTIRDLASSIKVSAAGLVSTGLVKVDGDNYVLTLTAGLSGKERKLKFEDSNGVLQAANLVGASEPADPPKVMNLLPEQDQILVFQSEKYGVPADSKPVFKEENGKKWMEIASVGSFQFGIPTTELKKNTRIELITSVEFAQEDKLELGILYKENDKEKMIFETASKQNGKVVLNLKNFPTGQKAHKILFANSSGKTVILDSFHIVIPGEFRGAKPAKEIAEAKDAVFLVDGIEVNRPKNEGLTDVLDGVSLNLHKKTETPVNIDIKTDSEKGIEMIKEFIAAYNTVLKFSKESTAVDKNATVRDGKEEGTEIGQSFWEGKTKTGLLSGEHTVLRLIAGMKTVASSSYPVSGESSVRMLSDIGISTGNVGSKWADIQDGFLILDEEKLKNKLAENPDAVRNLFAIDTNSDARMDTGVAVDLLEHVKPYTQYAGGLVAGKVKMLEEQVTDNNKKIKEYENHLVSYEKKLKSKFLYMEQGVGKNKAVGAYLNNNLKGARNE